The Vicia villosa cultivar HV-30 ecotype Madison, WI linkage group LG1, Vvil1.0, whole genome shotgun sequence genome includes a region encoding these proteins:
- the LOC131611697 gene encoding late embryogenesis abundant protein D-34-like, with product MSQEQPKRHPNQEPIKYGDVLPVSGDLAQKPVAPEDAAMMQSAETRVLGQTQPGGVASVMQAAATKNEQAGIVGHQDVTDVTGDRGVTVTETQLPGRRIVTESVGGQVVGQFVEPTPVQCCPTSPVRETALTIGEALEATSYTVGHKPVEQSDAAAIQAAEARATGSNVITPGGLASMAQSAAAFNADCPREEEKIKLSDVLTGASAKLPADKAATRQDAAGVADAEMRNSSDASATPGGVAASVAAAARLNESVTNVM from the exons atgagcCAGGAACAACCTAAGCGTCATCCCAATCAAGAACCAATCAAATACGGCGACGTTTTACCCGTTTCCGGTGACCTCGCACAGAAGCCCGTTGCACCGGAAGACGCCGCCATGATGCAGAGCGCCGAGACTCGTGTCTTGGGCCAGACCCAGCCCGGCGGAGTAGCATCCGTCATGCAAGCAGCAGCTACTAAGAATGAGCAGGCAGGAATCGTCGGCCACCAAGATGTCACAGATGTCACCGGCGACCGTGGCGTCACCGTCACAGAAACTCAACTCCCAGGAAGACGCATAGTAACCGAATCAGTCGGTGGACAG gTTGTTGGACAATTTGTTGAACCGACTCCGGTTCAGTGTTGCCCAACCAGTCCGGTTCGGGAAACTGCCTTAACCATAGGGGAAGCACTGGAGGCGACATCATATACAGTAGGCCACAAGCCAGTGGAACAAAGTGACGCTGCCGCCATACAGGCAGCTGAGGCAAGAGCTACGGGAAGTAATGTTATAACACCGGGAGGGTTAGCTTCAATGGCTCAATCTGCAGCTGCTTTTAATGCTGATTGTCCTCGTGAAGAGGAGAAGATTAAGCTGAGCGATGTTCTGACAGGAGCTTCGGCAAAGTTGCCCGCAGACAAGGCGGCGACAAGGCAAGATGCTGCTGGGGTGGCAGATGCGGAGATGAGAAATAGTTCTGATGCTAGTGCTACTCCTGGTGGTGTGGCTGCTTCTGTTGCTGCGGCTGCTAGGCTCAATGAAAGTGTGACCAATGTAATGTGA